From the Cloeon dipterum chromosome 4, ieCloDipt1.1, whole genome shotgun sequence genome, the window AACGGTGATGACATGTTCGCCACCTTCTCCATTATGTCTGAAAAATCAATGATGCTTTGGTGGTTCAGTCGAATCTACCTCTACCTATTCATCGCGCTCTTCATTTACGTAGTGCTGAGCTTGTTCATCTCGCTGATTATGGACGCTTATGAGACAATTAAGGTCTGAATCCGATCAGAATGAGCAAGAGATAAAATCAACTGATTGTTAATTTCTTCCAACCGCAGTGTTATTACCAGGAAGGTTTCCCAAAGAGTGATTTGATGGAGTTTGTATCGCAGTGCACGGAGCCACCCTCCAGTAACAGATTCCGAACTGATTCCTTCACCAATGATCTCACTGACCTGCTCAAATGGCTCTGGTGCTGCCGAAGGTAACtagagaatatttttgtatttctctTGCTCTTTGCTCAAATGATTCCAATGCATGTTCCGAAGTTTACTTGCTTGGTTACACAAaactaatcaaaattttctgatttgcCAGTTTGGCAAGCTTTGTCCACACCAACAAACTAAATATAATAAGACATTATACagtaggaaaataatttaaaaacttaatgaGAATGAGatactattaatttattgtgaatgaataatttattaaacgcaataaTGCGTGCAACACTAAGCCCACTGTCCACGATATTGACGTAGTATCGCTGCCATGTTAATTATAACCAGAAAGATTGGAACGCGTATTTGCCACAAATAACGTTTGTGATAAATTCGAGTGTGCACGAGACGACTCGACTTTCTACAGAGTCAAAAGACAATAggatataaaataatgaagaaatcaaccattttccttattttacatttcaatgCTAATTCTACATTGCACAATCTACAACACATTGTTACAGTATTTACAATTAGATATCGCCAGCACCTTCTTTAAATATCGTGTTTTGACTCATTCTCATATTTCATGTTAAAGTACGGCTAAATAACTTCTATGCCATGAGTGGCAGTATGGGATACATTTAAGTCAGAGAGTTAAACTAcagtttcaataattttattattatatttaatttcttagcCTTACAATCTTGGAAAACTATCTAACTCAATgtcgatattttattttcctttttaaatgtatGCCACCGGCCTTGACTAATATTCccttgaagaaaaaatagtaattttattgttgttaaaaGAATTATCTAGACTGCATTTCCCCCCAAAACTTCCTCAAAAATCTTCATACTCATGACCATGTGGTGCAAATTTTGACTGTTTCCCATTGCAGGAATCCTGTGATTGACGGTGATGACGAGCCAATCTTGCAGTAAAGAGGTACTATTGTGGAACTTGCCATTCCCAACTTGATCTCTTCGTGCTACAGAATCAAAAGTCAGATCGCAGCTTTGATGCTGAGAAATCAGTCTTCATGTGTCATCATACTTTTTAGACAAGATATAATGAGACTGCATCCTCAATCCATGTTGTGTACAAAAGTTATGCTAGACTCCATTTGCTGgtcatgttttattttcctaatttttatcctgttatattaaatcgtttttaaatttgttacataTGACGCAAGTAAGCAGAATATTAGTCTCCATTAAATAGTCCTATGTTTTAAATCTTATCAGGTTGTGCAATCATTAAAAAGATACAACGATATCATTTCATTGCGCCTAATGTTAAACATAATTAACCACTCACATTCCTCAtgttattcaattaaaaatattgtgctgctgatttgctatttttattacttgTTTGCCAAATGAtacatattaataataaacaaacctACATCCTGAACTTTGACCTGTTCTTAATTCTTTATTCATGCTACCTACTTTTTAAATGGTGGATCTTTTGAGCAATCAAATTGGCTGATAGCATCGTCTTAAATGATCAcaacaaaaaaacaatgttcCACTCCGTCACCATGTGTGTACGATAGATGCCTGACCCAGTTGCGAGTATTCAGTCTCAAGCCGGCGCTATGTTGGAGCACATGCCTTTTCTGGCCGCTTACTGGCCTTACGTTGTCACATTTTTAGCGGCCCTTTTTGTGCCCGGTTTGTGGCGCAAGAACGACAGTAAGGGTGAGAAAAATGATGCCCCTAAGCAGTACCAGACACCTGACCAAGGTAATTCTTTAGTGTCTCCAAATCATGTCTCATTGGGGAAAAATGGCtagatgattaaaatttatgaagatATCGTATATCTCTACTCAtagacttaaaaatatattttttattgttgggTTGGagctttgtttttgttatgatacattttaattttttgaatcgaTTTTGAGGCTGACAACAGAGTCAACCAgtgttcaaaatattatttcagtgacagttaaatttaaagttcaaatctttattaattttcaataatcttGGAATTTAGGTTACACTTGTTCTCTAGTAGTCACAGCAACATCAAAACAGAAAGTGATAAGATTTTACCCCTCTCTTATGCGCTTTATGGCTGTGAATCTACATGATAgtacatacatatatgtaaAATGGACGTGGGCAAAAGGCCGTGACCATTCTTAGCAAACGCTTTCACCGACCTGATTGCCATGGGTGTGCTCAAGATTAAGAAACCATTTGCTTATACACatgattttcaaacattttagttCACATAAATTGATCGTcacttaaacaaaaaataattgatttaactttttaaaaattaaataattggtttGAACCCCTGGCACATAGCAAATTATGCAACCGGGCGGTCGCAAGTGTGCACGCAGTTGCATAACACTTaagattttggaatttattttgttttaataaattcttgtCAATTCTCAAATAGCTGCTGAAATCAAGGAGGAAGAAGATTGGATGGACTATCAAAACACACTGACCAGCGCCCTTCCTGAAGATTTGCAGCACATCCCATTCGCATACAAAAGACCGACCGAGAACGAAATGCTCAAACGCTCCCAGGAGTACTACGAAATGGTAAACGGCAGGCGCACGATACGATTCTTCAGTCCTGATCCAGTTCCTATtgatgttattaaaaatatcatcaaagCCGCAGGTAAATTGCTTCATTGAAATCTTAAACCTgagtagtttttttttgttagactattaaaacaaattatttttgtggtGCGCACGCAGCCACTTCACCCAGCGGTGCTCACACGGAGCCGTGGACCTACGTTGTTGTGCAAGACCCAGATGTCAAGGCCAAGGTGCGCCAAATCATTGAGGATGAGGAAGAAATCAACTACAAGAAACGCATGGGCCAGCAGTGGACGACCGATCTGAAGCCGCTGAGGACCAACTGGATCAAAGAGTACTTGACTGACGCGCCGTACCTAATCCTCGTCTTCAAGCAGATGTTCAGCCTCAAAGAGGACAACACCAAGAAAATTCACTACTACAACGAGATCAGCGTGGCCATATCCTACGGAATTTTCCTAACAGCGGTTCAGgtatatattcaaatttcaagaagaggataagtattaaaattttaattattatttcagaatGCTGGACTTGTCGGTCTGACTAGCACCCCGCTTAACTGCGGCCCTGCCCTTCGCAACCTGCTGGAACGTCCTCCATCGGAAAAACTGATGCTGCTCTGTCCAGTCGGGTTCCCCGCCAAAGACGCCACTATTCCCGACCTGGAAAGGAAGCGCCTCGAAGACGTTAtggttcttttttaaaattaattgtgcatCTGGTACAAAATTTTGGGTTGGCAtcaaatgagattttaaactttggcgttttaagaaatatatttttttcggttttccGACACTTACAAtctgcttaattaaatttagccatTTGTGAAATTCACGTTTTATCATTCACCATcataaatattacaatgtaaGCTACTCCAACCTTTTTTCGAGGGaatgagtaaattttaaatagaaacaGCAAGTATAATGACAACAAGCGGGATTTTTGCACTTGAATATTCGTGGGCACTCGTGGTGACTCCAGTTTTTCCATTTGACAGTAGCCAGAGCGATTTCCTCTGTATAATCAACAGGGTGACGAGTTGAGTCGATGATCATCACGATCCTTCAGCAGTACACCATGGTTCCTGAAATTGTAAACATAGAAACTTGATTCAAAAGCTCCAAAATAGTAACAGCTActgtaacaaataaaaagcaggaaggttaaaataaataaggtcTTATACCGTTACaggcaaacaaataatttgtaaataatgaaaattttgaaatcagctATTAATTGATTGGTGTAAACTTAATGCTAATATTTAATACTTTATGGTATAGAT encodes:
- the Iyd gene encoding iodotyrosine deiodinase 1, which gives rise to MPDPVASIQSQAGAMLEHMPFLAAYWPYVVTFLAALFVPGLWRKNDSKGEKNDAPKQYQTPDQAAEIKEEEDWMDYQNTLTSALPEDLQHIPFAYKRPTENEMLKRSQEYYEMVNGRRTIRFFSPDPVPIDVIKNIIKAAATSPSGAHTEPWTYVVVQDPDVKAKVRQIIEDEEEINYKKRMGQQWTTDLKPLRTNWIKEYLTDAPYLILVFKQMFSLKEDNTKKIHYYNEISVAISYGIFLTAVQNAGLVGLTSTPLNCGPALRNLLERPPSEKLMLLCPVGFPAKDATIPDLERKRLEDVMVLF